CGTTCGGGTACCATTTCAGTATGTTGTTATGGAGCCGAGCAAAGAGTGTAGTTGCTTGTTGAGTGATGCAAGCCGGGCTCCGGAAGTAAAGTCATTAGTTAGTTTACTCTATATAGATAGAATGTTTGATGTTTGAGGATGTTAGAAAGTGCAAGGTAGGGGACTGAACTACATTCATTATCAGCCGGCTACCGATAGAATCGATTGAGCTTGCATCCCGAACAGCATCTTATTGGACAGGCCAATATGGGAAGGAGTTTTTAGATACCTTGGTTAATTTTAAGTTACCAACTACTCCATGTGCCTACAAATGAAGTGAATGGCTAATGCTTTGAATTTATAACATTATGAAGGCCAAAAATCAATGCTTGAAATtacttccaagtttgaattagggttttctgtttttcttttctttcctaaaATGTCTAGCAATTGAGTCTTAAAGGTATTAGTTTTGTTCTAGCGATTTGAGATAATAAAGCTTTGAACATTGAACTGGTGTTCTAACAAACTTCTCACAGTTTCCTCTTATCAAATTCATTCTCGATTTCTAGTTAACCTTAACTTAATTTCAGTAGCCTGAAGTTATTGTTTAGAATAAATATAGGTCCCAAATATCaagaaatctgaaatttttataTTAGATGAGATTGCTTAAAAAATGTATTAGCCTTTTGACTTAGGTTTGATCTGCAAATTCAGGTCTGGTTTAGGGACCCTATATTAGGTTTATGTTTTGATCCTTAGCTTAGATCAATCATGATGCTTTCTGCTTCCCCTGGAAATTTTGTGTGGTATAAAGGGTTACCCTAACAATGCTAGTTCCAACACTCATAACATTTTAGACTCTGTTCCCATATGACATGAACTAAGTTGGTTCAAGCATAACATAGGTAGACCTTTTGGGGGTTGGACTTGCTGAATGGGGCTTGTTTTAAACTAGGGCTGATGCGGAGCATGCTATTCTTGAAGTCTTAATTCTTTTAATTAGGCCTTATTGTTGCCAGATTTATCATGAACAGATTCCCTCAGTAGAGGATATTTGGGTAGGAACCTCAGAATTGGCATGAAACTTgacttttcctttttcattcTATTTTTTAGTTTGTCTTAATTTTGGTATAATTAAGGTTAGATAACCACTAGGATAAGATAGCATGAGCCATTCCTTTTGGAGTTTAATGTTTTGATCTGAGTTTAGGTTGGGCATATTTTACTTGCATATAGACCTACAAGAGTTTTTTGAGGCCTTTTGTAGCAGAAAGTTGAGGACGAGCCTTGGCACAAAGGTTAGGTTGCTCTACTATGACCTGGGTGTCAAAAGGTTTTGGAAGCACAGAAACAACCTCTCCGCACGGGGAGGTAAGGCTGCATATATTTGACCCCACAGCGGTAAGAAGTCTCGTGTGGTGGGCTGCCCTTTTTTCTGTAGCAGGAAATACTTGGGCTCCGAATTATTGAAATGGATTTGTTTGTGCCTTTTGTTGATACAGAGGAACTATTTGGGGATCTGATTTTGTTATATTGGCCAGGTTGCTCCCAGATTGTTTTAAACAAACGCTAACAAGTACACTATATTTTAGGAACTAGGGATGGAGCGGGGCACATATTGACTCTAATAGGCTTTGTGACTTGGGCGTTGACAGAGGAAGGGTTCACTTAGCAATGACTCTGCACGAAATAGAAAATCTTATGGTGCCATGTAATTCAGTTGTACTAGTGGTCATTGATATAACAAGTGCACTTATTTCACAAGGAATAAATGAATAGCCGACAACATCAACAAAATTTTTCTAGGGCACAGAACATCCTATCAGCAATAAAATTTTGTATACTTTAACCAGTCCTCTTCAACCTTAAATGACTCcgcacaaaataaaaaaatcttgtGGTGCATGTAATTCAGTTGTATTGGTGGTCATTGATATAACAAGTGCACTTTTTTGACAAAGAATAAATGAATGGCTGACATTATTTCGAATAAAACATCAGCATTACATAGTCTAACGCATGAATGGTTCTATGCTGAAAGAATTTTGAATGTTGTATTGGAAAACCTCCAGCAGAAATCTCAGTCAAACATGGACAAGTTGTGTTCTCATTTAAACCTCAATCATTTTTTGGTTGAGAGCCATGTATCTCCACCTCTCCTTCTCAACAAAATCTGCATCCAGGAACTTGGCAATAAAAGCCCAAAGTTTGTAAGCATCGTCAAATTAGTTAGATAACCAAGTGAAGCATTCACAACATTTTATCCAAGATCAATGCTCTCTTTCCTTCTATTGGCTACTGTTGTTTCACTGACCTTTCTTTCCAAGACTGCATCCTTCTCTGCTTCATATTTATCCGAGAACCAGATGTTGTGTATGAACCCACAGCTAAGAGAAATGTTGCTTCTATCAGCTAGCTTCTGGACAAGTGCAGGCTCCACCTTTTCTCCTTTCCAGTCAAACACATTGAATGCTAACGCAGGACCCCTGTCAAATTTTATTCGTGGCCCATAGAATCCTAACTAAAGCATGACCATTTTCTGAGTGAGGATGCAGGAGCTTCATCAGTGCGATAACCAACCAATTAGTGATGCATCTCAGTCTGCTACTGATGAGTATCAGGCCTAAAGAGTCTGCATGGTCTAATCCTCTGCATTCAATCTCCATGCTCTTATCTACTTCCCTGTTTGCTTTAGTCCTCTCCACCCGAACAGAGTTACCATCTTCTATTCTACAATCTCCGGTGATggttctgcattttcttcttcttcttctttgctaaCCATTCGCCCGCGTATTTGAGAGTCTCACCCTGCTCAGATTTCTTGATTTGAATCTGTTCAACGCCCGAAGGGTTTTCAGCCAACCCATTATCTGCAAGAGAAGAACCATTGCAGATGCGGGTAGGTATTGGACCAGAGAATGAACTGGTGGTCTCTGCATCATCCTCTTCCAATTGGAACTTAGAAGATTGGGCCTCCAAGTCAGTACCAGAGCAATCATCTGGCAATTGAGACAGGCTTCTTGCTGGGACGATGCTCACAACCCCAATGCTCTTGGCAATCGCCGACGTCTCCAAGACTGCACCGCTGGACTTCTTGATGAAAAGGCTGGCAAACCCGGACGGGTTTTCGCCAAATACTTTGAAGAAGGAGCAGATGACAAAGTCCGGCTTGATCAAAGAGAGTCCCAGGGTGTCCATGTCCTTGGGGCCTAATGCGCATGCATCAAGCGCCACATGCCAGCCATTCTCCTGAGCCAGGGCCATCCATAGATAAGGATACCTGGCCCCGGTCATCCTGGATTGGAGTGGGGAAGACGAACAGGCCtcgccttttcttccttctcttgctCACCTTCTTCCTCAATCTGGCCGAGTAAATCCTCAAGCCTGGCCAGGAAAAGCTGGCAGATATGAGTTTTGCTCCTTTCTTCTGGGCGCTTTCTGCCATTGCACCAACTGCCTCGCTCTCATAGTCATACACAGTGAGCAGCCTCTTGTTGGTGTGAAACGGGTAAGATTCTGCCAAAAGCCTGAAGGCAGTAGTCCTATTGGCAGCACAGACCATAGAGTATTCCTCATCTGATATGTTGAGGACATCCATGATTCTCCTTCTGATTGCAGATTCCAGGGCCATCCCTTGGTTGCCGTACTGCAGATGAGACTTCAGGCTGGCCGACTTGTAAGAGATGTTGAAGAAAGGGGGCTGCAGGAGGGCCGAGGGCGGAGGGTCGGAGGACGAGGACGCCGCGGAGGAGTGCATTTGCGCATGGGAGAAGAGGTTGAACCCGGTGTAATCCAGGCAGACATGATTCATGAGGTGATGGTACTCTCTGTCTCTGATGTGGTCTGCTCTCTGGGTCTCGGTGTACTGCGGATATGCTGCCGAGAAGCTGGAGAAGGCATCAGGCAGGGGAGGGAGGGACTCATGGTTGGTGAAGTGGGTGTTCGGGAACAGAGATGAAGCGGTGGACTTGGCGAAATTGGATCTGGAGATCCTGGTTGTGGTGGTGGTGGTCGTCGCCGTCCGCTGCTTGGGATTGCCAGGCTCCATCAGGCTTTGGAAAGCTGCTGCAAAACAGCCTTGGTCGCAAGCATGTGAGCTCTCCCCGGCGCAAAGGGACAGCatctccatcttcttctccccttcttcttcgAGTTGCCCTTCGTTTCGTCTCCTTCCAATATCATTCGATGGCCTCCTCAAGTATCTGTTGATGAATAAAAGCATTTCGTTTCATTGGGGGTCGAGAGTGTGGCTGCTTGCAAGGAGCTGTCACAGAGCAGAGCAGATTACTAAATCAGCCACATCTTTCTAAGGTCTGATATCTTCCAAGCAGGCCTTGGATATTCTAAAGGCTGCACGTCTGCCCCTATCTGCCTTCTTGGTCAAAGGGGCAGCCTCTATTTGCCTTCTTGGTCAAAGGCTTCTTGTGAATGTTTTTATTGGGCAGCCTTATGATCTTCCGAATCCAAGGTTCTTACAActcgatgatttttttttttttatctttttcttagcACCACAGGAACCATCTTAATCTGAGGAGAAATTTGGAGCTTCTGACAAAAGTCGTTGACTGGTTTTGTCAGCAAGACCAGCAAAATTATTTCAGGTGGGAGGTAACTGGAGTTGGGAGATTGGCGCTGCTCGATAAAAATCTAGTGTGGCTACAACAAAAAGAGGACGAAGAGGTCGTTGTGATGGCCGGCAAATGCAGGCCCACAAGGAGGCGGCTTCAGGCTTCCTCCCAGCTTTTGATGTTGGACGGATTAAATTCCATTTCCTTATTTAATGATAGCTATATTACTATTTCGCCTCACAATCTCGTCTCGTGATCCTTGGTCTTGGTTTTGCCGCTACGCAACCGGTGCTGCTCATAGACTTGGACTGAGCAGCCTTCCTTGCGGAATGGTCTTTGCCGGTGGGAACGAGTGGACACTATTTTAGCAGAGAATGACAATATTTCAATTCCCAAAAATTCAagtccaattttttttaatattcaaattttattCCGATTTCAATTATGAACTGAATGTTTTGAGAAATTCAGCCATTTCTATTTTCATTCCAATATATTTCCATTTGGACTGCAAACCAAATGCATTGAAATTGGAATGAAAGGTTTTATTCAATTTATGCTGGTCTCTATTGTAAAAGGTCTTACAGGCACTAAGCCAACCTTCCCTCTTGGATGGATTACTTTGTCGGCTTATGCCCATGGGGCAGGATTAGGTCTGCCTATGCTCAGTAATCATTATCTCTGATCCTGGTTTTGGTTGGACCTGTTCTTAGGATCCACTGTTTCCCTTGGGGAGGGAAATGGGTAGATTTTGATAGAAATGAAACAGGTGAAGAAGCAGTCAAAACTTTTGGTTCGGTGATATTGGTGCTTACCTTGCTTCTGTTTTTGCAATTGGGACCTCTGTTTCTGATGATCTCGTGCTTTCCTTTGGTGGGTCCCTTCAAGGGAAGTTGTAAAGGTGGTCCATTCACTCTTCTCACTCAGCAACCAGCCATTTTGTTCACTGATGGTTGGGTGACCAAGTGGGTCCCTCTTTGCCATGTCCAATCAGTAACACAATAGTAGAGGTCTGTTTGCTGTTCTAGGTGAGACAGCTGAGCTGCCACTGGGTCAATGGTTTGACCTGGCATGGTTTGAGTGGAGTCCCGGGCCCACTGGATTCAAAGCCAAATGGATGGGTGCTCGAAAAGGCTATCCCCGCCATGTGAattagagagggagaggtgTGAGGGTTCGATCGCGATTGCGTGTCCCGCTTGGCTTCAAGGCAGGTATTTCATCCTTTAGCCAAAAATTTAAGCAAGCCAAGTCCtacttttcttcctcctcccttgttTTCTTTGGTGCTGCTTCAAGTAGAAACAAAGACCTTGCACTTCCACCAGCTCCATGTTATGAAGGAACTTTgagattataaaaatatcatcaaTACTTCCATGTGATAATCATCAATATTTTGACTGCATGACTTAACTTTCATTGTAAGATCAAATTTTCCAGTTTTTTTCATCAGACCTAGTCCACATTCCATCTTGTGTATTATGTTCAATTGTCACTCTCATCTGATGTATGGACAACATGATGTCTTCCTTGATATTTGGTTCAGCGTCCTATTCTTCTAGAATAATGACATAACAACCAACAAAGTTGATGAGTCCTGTTGCTAAGAATTTTAGCCCATAACCAACCCTAATCATTGAGTGGAGAGGACCACACGCAATGATAAGGGCCCAACTGTAAACCGTGTTTTCGTTGGAATTGGAATTGGCAACATGAGATTTTGAAggtattttgtgataacattgCTCATGTTTGTAAATGGGAAGAAAAATGTTATGTGAGGCTGGTTAGTCTTACAAGATGTTCTTTCATGCCAATGTGGTATTTGCATGGCTACATGACATGATGAACTGGTGGTTTTTGTTTGAAGGCTGGTGGTTGAGAAGAGCAAGAGAATCAATATGAAAAAAGACagcagattttttctagctaCTTTCTAGATCAAAATTGCTGGAGACTAGTAGTGAATGCTTCTTTTCAAACGTTTACTCTGTTGAAAAGCAACTAGCCGAACTTTCTTGTGGCATTGCCGGAAAATTGATGCTTATTGATTTAGAAATCCTGAATGCATTGGTGAGAAATGTAAAGGTTTTGATCCAATGGAGAAATTGAAGGGCTTTGAGATGGTGTGGAACGTGTGAttccaagattttttttttgtgtgtgattTTAGAAATTAGTTTTCGATTAGCTAATCTTGTATATAATGTGCTTCCAGAAACTCTTCTGTCATCCTCTCAATGGAACAAGAAATGGTCTCTTCAACATTATCACTCAATGTGCACTATCGCCTCAGTAAACTCGTTGTAGGAATTCTTATGTAGTTTTTGTtggtttattaatttaataattcaatttttgttattttagaaTAGTCCCATATTGGATATAAAACCAAATAAATTTCTACTTAAGTATAAATCCTTATCCTAGATAGCCAAATGACTCGGTCTATTTAGTGGGGTACTGAGTGAGTGAATTCAAATTCGACGTTTGGGCATTTGAAAAGAGTGGATTGAGAAAAATTTTCATCAATTTATTTTGTTGATTTTCACTGCATCTAGGTTAAACTGACTCCGGTTTTGCTTTTATTCTCCTTCATTAAAGTATACTTCAGCTCGTTTTATCTTGGGAGTAGACTATTATCAATTTTTTGCACCTAAGCAAGACGAATTCGACTCTAAAGGAAGCATCTTCCAAGATGTGAACTGACTCAAGTTCGACTTTTATTCTCCTTCATTAAAGTACACTTCAAAGAGAATAGGTAGCAGTTCGTTTTATCTTGGGAGTAAACTACCATCCAACTATTTGCACCAACTTTTATTCTCCTTCATTAAAGTACACTTCAGCTCGTTTTATCTTGGGAGTAGACTATTATCAATTTTTTGCACCTAAGCAAGACGAATTCGACTCTAAAGGAAGCATCTTCCAAGATGTGAACTGACTCAAGTTCGACTTTTATTCTCCTTCATTAAAGTACACTTCAAAGAGAATAGGTAGCAGTTCGTTTTATCTTGGGAGTAAACTACCATCCAACTATTTGCACCAAAGCAGAATGAATTCTACAGAGCATCTTCCCATACATGCCTCTCAGGAAGAAATGGAGGGGGGGGGAGCGAATTGGGATGTGCGCCTAGGTGCGTGTCAACCTTCGTGCGGTGGGTGAGAACTTCTCCCAAACACCTGATGTGAGTGAGGGGGGGGGTCCACATCGCTTGGCTAGGTGCATCAATCTTCGTGCTATCGTTGGAGCATTTTACCGAATACTTGGTCGCTGTGGAGGATGGACATGCCGGGTCCAGCTGAACCGAGGAAGACGGAGGCGGTGGGCTTGGGCACGGCCTCATCTGAAGGTGGCTGAGAAGGGTCGGACGTGGGCGGATGTGGCGGAGTTGGAAGCCCTGAAACGGTGGTTTACGGATGTGGTGGAGATTTCGTCGGAGAAGATGGAGATGGCTAGGGCGGTGTGGCGAGATACCGTGGTAATCATACGCAGCTTGGGCCGCCGAGTGCCAGTGGAATGGATTAGCCGGGAGCTACGGGTGGCCGGAAAACTCAACTATGATATCGAGGAATTCATGATGGCGAACGAGACTTTTGCCTTTCCATTTCGAAGTGAGAGGGATCGGGACGCTGCTATGGAGGCCAGACCTTGGCTGGTGGCCGGTCAGCTCCTGGCCATGGAGCGCTGGCGGCCAAACTTCGTTTCGGAGACCAATCAGCTGTGCCGGGCTGTTGTTTGGCTTAGGTTGCCAAGTCTGCCAATGGAGTATTGGACGGAGGAGATCATTTGGGACATAGTGGCAAAGGTTGGCCGACCCTTGGCGCTGGACAAAGTCACCGACCAAGGCCGGAAACTAGGATTCGCCCGTGTCAAAGTTGAGTTGGATGCGTGCGTGCCAATCCGGCCTGGGACCTTCATCCAGGTTGGTTCTGACCTATACTGGCAAGCATTTCGCTATGAAAACCTTCCTATTTTCTGCTACAAGTGCACCCGACTGGGGCACGAAGAGGGGGCTTGCCCCTTTCCTCCCATGATTCTGGCGACGTTCGAAGAACCGGGTGATCATCATGCCTAGCAGACTGGGACGGAGCAGTCTCCCTAGGAACCGACACCTGAGTTGAAAGAGGGGGACGATTTGTGAGCCGACTTCCCTTCGGTCCGTGGTTGACAACTACCAAGATACGGTAGCCGAAGTCGAACAAGCCAGTGAAGAAGCCTACCGCGCCGAAGGCCGACCAAACACAGGTGTAAAAGCCCTCTGAGTCGGGGCCGAGGTCCCCCCATGCTGTACCGAATCTCCTCGAGTCGCTCACAGATACTGACGGGTGGCAAAAGCCAACCAAGTTGGCTAGAAGGAGGTCGCCGGAGAAGGAAGCGATGGGCGGATCGATGATGAAGGACACCGAGGTGACCCAACTCGGTGTGGGGTCCGGGTTGGACTCGGAGTTCGCCGGAAGGATGGGCCGACCATACTGTTGGCCAGCTGGGCCGAGATGAGCTAAGGCGGGCTGGATCTGGGCCCAAGCTCGAGCCTGCCGCTCCATGACGGGCCGGACCAGGTAGGATCGGTCCAAGCTACTGACACCGGGCTGGCCCGTGGACAGGGCCCAAGCCCGGCCAAGTCGACCAGAGCTCGGGGGTGGGAAGGACCGAGCCGACTTAGCTACCGAGATCGGCATCATCGTCCTCCTTCGAAGATCCGCACCTATGCCggcgggaggaagggaggaggcaCTTCCGGAGCACCTCCCTGCCACCGATGAGAGCCCCCAGCCGATCGGTGATGGGCGGTGCCACAGCTGTCGACGGAGCCACTAGGACCTCGCGGATTGAGGGTGGAACACCCACGTCGAGCGGGCTGGTGGTGGCAGGCGCGGCCCCACCATCGCAGGCGGCTGTGGTTAGATGTGGCGGGAAGTCTCCGGCCAAGGGGAAGGGAACGAAAGGTGTGATGATGGATCTGCACCAACAGAGGGACGTGGCCTCGAGAAGGGTCTTGCAGAAAGGGGTGGCTTCCTCGTCATGTCAGAGAAGGATGGGGAGGCTTTAAATGGGGGATGTGGAGGACTCAAGTGTACCCAGTTCACTAGCAGTGTGGGTAAAGCATTCGCCTGTGGCTTCAACGGCGGTGGTGATGAGAGGCATTCCAAGGGGCTCGGGACAGGGATCCAACTCACCTATACAGGACCATAGAAAGGTGGTTGATCTGTTGTGAGATGCAATTCAGGGAGGTGTGTTGGAGTCAGGAAAAGATGGTAAGCCTAATGCACCAGGAGTGATCAGCCCACGGAGTGAGAGCCAAACTTCATCCCATAGTGTTAAATGAAGATTCTAGCATGACTATGGCCTTGACACATTTCAGATGGTTGATTGACGACGGACGGAGCATTGACATGATGAAGGATCCATGGGTGGATGCACTCCCGTTGAGTTTGTGGCCAATGATGATCAATGGTGAGGGGGTTGCGGGGCTCTGCGTGTGTGACCTCCTCAGGCCAGGGGAGGCAGAGTGGGACGACGACAAACTGGATCAGTTATTCGTGAAGCACTTAGCAGAGCGTGTACGGGATTTTCCCGTTCCGGGATCAGCAGGTCCAGATGTTAGGGTATGGAGCACCACCTGTAAGGCCAGAGTTAGGGTTGATGATGTTTCTCGGGTTCTTTAGCAGGAGTCAAAGCTGGGTAAGGACTGTGGCTGCGTATGGAGGTTTGGGCTACACCAGAGGGTTACACTATTCCTTTAGAAGGTGGTCTGGAACCATCTGTCGAGGAGCTCGATGCTGAGCCGACATGGTGTTAGCATTCCTCCCTTGTGCCTATACTGTAAGGTGGATGAGTCAGTGGATCATGCACTATTCTAGTGTGTTTGGGTGAGGTGGACATGGAGGCCGTCCGAGATCTCAGAGAGTGCTTGGAGCCGGAGGGATTGCTTCTTGGAGGAGGTTCGACGTTGGTCTAGCTCCCCTCAGATTTGCATTGTGGCTATTAGGGCATCTTGCATAGCTTATCAAGTATGAATGGCTAGGAACGATCGGGTTTTTGGTGAGCTTAGTCCATTCCCACGGTTCGTGATGGAGCGGGCTCGAGCATAGGCAACAAAGTTTCTTCATGCAGGGGTCAGATCACAGACCTTTGACAACTCGAGACACCTGGGGGCCCCATACTGCTTCGGTAGCTACTCATACAGTGTTTTTTACCTAGGATCCCCCACCCTCGAGTTTTCttcaggtcaattttgatggctcaaTCCTAGATGGAGGCAGGTGGGGAGGGGTCGGGTTTGTTATCAGGGGTCCGAGCTCCAGCACGGTGGCAGCAGG
This Phoenix dactylifera cultivar Barhee BC4 unplaced genomic scaffold, palm_55x_up_171113_PBpolish2nd_filt_p 000312F, whole genome shotgun sequence DNA region includes the following protein-coding sequences:
- the LOC103723347 gene encoding LOW QUALITY PROTEIN: molybdenum cofactor sulfurase-like (The sequence of the model RefSeq protein was modified relative to this genomic sequence to represent the inferred CDS: inserted 1 base in 1 codon; deleted 2 bases in 2 codons; substituted 1 base at 1 genomic stop codon), whose protein sequence is MLLFINRYLRRPSNDIGRRRNEGQLEEEGEKKMEMLSLCAGESSHACDQGCFAAAFQSLMEPGNPKQRTATTTTTTTRISRSNFAKSTASSLFPNTHFTNHESLPPLPDAFSSFSAAYPQYTETQRADHIRDREYHHLMNHVCLDYTGFNLFSHAQMHSSAASSSSDPPPSALLQPPFFNISYKSASLKSHLQYGNQGMALESAIRRRIMDVLNISDEEYSMVCAANRTTAFRLLAESYPFHTNKRLLTVYDYESEAVGAMAESAQKKGAKLISASFSWPGLRIYSARLRKKVSKRRKKRRGLFVFPLQSRMTGARYPYLWMALAQENGWHVALDACALGPKDMDTLGLSLIKPDFVICSFFKVFGENPSGFASLFIKKSSGAVLETSAIAKSIGVVSIVPARSLSQLPDDCSGTDLEAQSSKFQLEEDDAETTSSFSGPIPTRICNGSSLADNGIEDGNSVRVERTKANREVDKSMEIECRGLDHADSLGLILISSRLRCITNWLVIALMKLLHPHSENGHALVRIYGPRIKFDRGPALAFNVFDWKGEKVEPALVQKLADRSNISLSCGFIHNIWFSDKYEAEKDAVLERKVSETTVANRRKESIDLGXNVVNASLGYLTXFDDAYKLWAFIAKFLDADFVEKERWRYMALNQKMIEV
- the LOC120105577 gene encoding uncharacterized protein At4g02000-like; the encoded protein is MEMARAVWRDTVVIIRSLGRRVPVEWISRELRVAGKLNYDIEEFMMANETFAFPFRSERDRDAAMEARPWLVAGQLLAMERWRPNFVSETNQLCRAVVWLRLPSLPMEYWTEEIIWDIVAKVGRPLALDKVTDQGRKLGFARVKVELDACVPIRPGTFIQVGSDLYWQAFRYENLPIFCYKCTRLGHEEGACPFPPMILATFEEPGDHHA